The following coding sequences lie in one Candidatus Eremiobacterota bacterium genomic window:
- a CDS encoding AAA family ATPase, with amino-acid sequence MSRTLLPSRSEIGAFAPIERPRLVERLASSAACPIVLMIAPAGYGKSVVLRQYLETLREPHVCFALRPDHSTLLGFLRGLTQTLGKHAPHSNAALAGAYERNTASPKRAVDLARWMHAHLESFCGVVAIDDLHLADTDPEVARFLAALIDRTKDKIRWVIASRSTTGLPVGTWLAYRDAEMPVDEHDLRFTLEEAREAALCLGLTIADAELEELLTLTEGWPAAMSFALRTSRRSADLRGVSALTREMIYRLLAEQVHETLDVEERALLEIAAALPAIDIGVLEKAGFDRALTIVERLRERTAFLYEESPGVYQCHDLFREFLRHQMALSGRRYQQMVCERAARALEASGDVEHAIAAFVAAALQIDVTRLLEAHGFDLLERARSDVVSRAIESLDEKSHRENATILALQGALQAIAGKFARAESLFRRALARAGDDRDLVANASLRLASLMANQGRDVSQILAGVGDNPRQSAAHRAEALALLAAQRAVAGDEAAALSAIVQVEASITAIQSDSVRARVLQRIGIAFHHLGLADRAFEALSHSNELASDLHQYGLASKANAVLSNLAFHENDDIDAQLHYAEAAAEAARRAGDAFASQTALLQILSVRMRQADVRKCLEIEKDLGVFRKSDLVMRYLALFRALRVAWEGRFGEAHHLLSSCWTHLTFDFDKIVAGSEYALFLALDEQTQLSTSIAKETRGMLDTATVTGIFRTRALAVAKLLCALTEAINGRTSYADRLLRLARSNCDAVIEAAANAVDLIIIRLRHQSAGGFGVREALERLEESGYTDLSRLLGAVDRTLMLRQMKLLGQNRLTRSEIEILRLLCQGYIPKDIATRTGRSVFTVRVHIANVIGKLGCHGRAEAIRAAQGMGLL; translated from the coding sequence ATGAGTCGAACGCTGCTGCCTAGCCGCAGCGAGATCGGCGCATTTGCGCCAATCGAACGCCCGCGACTGGTGGAGCGCCTGGCATCATCCGCCGCGTGTCCTATCGTTCTGATGATCGCGCCGGCGGGGTATGGCAAATCGGTCGTGCTGCGTCAGTATCTCGAAACGCTGCGCGAGCCCCACGTCTGCTTTGCGCTTCGACCCGATCATTCCACGCTGCTCGGATTTCTGCGAGGCCTCACGCAAACGCTGGGCAAGCATGCGCCACACTCAAACGCGGCGCTTGCAGGCGCCTACGAACGTAACACGGCATCGCCAAAGCGCGCGGTGGATTTGGCGCGCTGGATGCACGCGCACTTAGAATCATTCTGCGGTGTCGTTGCGATCGACGATCTTCATCTCGCCGACACCGACCCGGAAGTCGCGCGCTTCTTGGCCGCATTGATCGATCGAACCAAGGATAAAATTCGCTGGGTTATAGCGTCGCGCTCCACGACGGGCCTTCCGGTCGGCACCTGGCTAGCGTATCGGGACGCAGAGATGCCCGTCGACGAGCACGATCTGCGATTCACGCTTGAAGAAGCTCGCGAAGCCGCACTTTGCTTAGGCCTTACGATTGCCGACGCAGAGTTGGAAGAGCTGCTGACCCTCACTGAAGGTTGGCCGGCGGCTATGAGCTTTGCCCTGCGGACGTCGCGACGCTCAGCCGATCTGCGTGGCGTATCGGCGCTAACCCGCGAAATGATTTATCGGCTGCTGGCCGAGCAGGTGCACGAGACCCTCGACGTCGAGGAGCGCGCTTTACTCGAAATCGCAGCAGCGTTGCCGGCGATCGACATCGGCGTGCTTGAAAAGGCCGGTTTCGATCGAGCGCTCACGATCGTCGAGCGTTTGCGTGAGCGTACGGCCTTCCTATATGAGGAGTCACCCGGCGTTTATCAATGCCACGATCTTTTCCGAGAGTTTCTGCGGCACCAAATGGCGCTTTCGGGCCGACGCTACCAGCAGATGGTTTGCGAACGCGCTGCTCGAGCGCTAGAAGCTAGCGGTGACGTGGAGCATGCAATCGCAGCATTCGTCGCCGCGGCGCTCCAAATAGATGTCACGCGTTTGCTGGAAGCCCACGGCTTCGACCTACTCGAACGCGCACGCAGCGATGTCGTGTCTCGCGCGATTGAGTCACTCGACGAAAAATCGCACCGCGAAAACGCAACGATCCTCGCCCTTCAAGGTGCCCTTCAGGCGATAGCCGGCAAGTTCGCGCGCGCTGAGTCGCTTTTTCGCCGAGCTCTGGCTCGCGCCGGCGATGATCGAGACCTCGTAGCAAACGCGAGCCTGCGCCTAGCATCACTGATGGCAAATCAAGGACGTGACGTTTCTCAGATACTCGCCGGGGTCGGCGACAACCCAAGGCAAAGCGCGGCACACCGGGCGGAGGCACTTGCTCTTTTGGCCGCCCAGCGCGCTGTCGCCGGCGATGAGGCCGCCGCTCTTTCCGCCATCGTTCAAGTGGAAGCTTCAATAACCGCAATTCAATCGGACTCGGTGCGGGCTAGGGTATTGCAACGAATAGGCATAGCCTTTCACCACCTCGGATTGGCGGATCGAGCATTCGAGGCTTTGTCACACTCAAACGAACTAGCATCAGATCTCCATCAATATGGTCTCGCAAGCAAGGCTAATGCCGTATTGTCCAACCTGGCCTTTCATGAGAACGACGACATTGACGCCCAACTTCATTACGCGGAGGCCGCCGCCGAAGCTGCGCGTCGGGCGGGGGATGCGTTCGCTTCGCAGACGGCGTTGCTGCAAATCTTGAGCGTTAGGATGCGCCAGGCGGACGTCCGCAAATGCTTGGAGATCGAAAAAGACCTCGGCGTTTTCAGAAAGAGCGACCTGGTTATGCGGTATCTAGCATTATTTCGGGCGTTGCGCGTAGCGTGGGAGGGCCGCTTCGGAGAAGCGCATCATCTCTTGTCGTCTTGCTGGACGCACTTAACATTTGACTTTGACAAGATCGTCGCCGGTAGTGAGTATGCCTTGTTTCTGGCGCTTGATGAGCAAACGCAATTGTCCACCAGCATCGCGAAGGAAACGAGAGGGATGCTTGACACTGCCACCGTGACCGGCATTTTCCGTACCCGGGCCCTCGCGGTTGCGAAGTTACTATGCGCACTGACTGAGGCAATTAATGGCCGCACGAGCTATGCGGATCGCTTGTTGCGATTGGCACGATCGAATTGCGATGCTGTGATCGAAGCCGCGGCTAATGCCGTCGATTTGATTATCATTCGTCTTCGACACCAAAGCGCGGGCGGATTCGGCGTGCGTGAGGCTCTAGAGCGGCTTGAAGAAAGTGGATATACGGACCTATCGCGGCTTCTGGGGGCCGTCGATCGCACTTTGATGCTTCGCCAGATGAAGCTTCTTGGGCAAAATCGGCTGACGCGCTCCGAGATAGAAATTCTCCGCCTATTGTGCCAGGGGTACATTCCGAAGGACATCGCTACTAGGACCGGGCGAAGCGTATTCACGGTGCGGGTCCACATAGCGAACGTTATTGGCAAGCTGGGCTGCCACGGCCGAGCGGAAGCAATTCGTGCAGCGCAGGGCATGGGTTTGCTCTGA
- a CDS encoding response regulator transcription factor, producing MPNARVAVIDDDRMVREMLELGLSREGYEVRTAMDGMAALELVKVFDPELIVLDIMMPKIDGVTLLPRLREITQAPIVMLTAKGGTEDKVRSLSSGADDYLVKPFVFEELIARLQAKLRRPQLIEENVLRWRDISINPATREAWRGKEPLEFTQREFDLLEVFMREPRRVFSKDHLLEIVWGHDFEGGPNIVETYISYLRAKVDRPGEHGSFIRTVRGVGYGLSQ from the coding sequence ATGCCCAATGCCCGTGTCGCGGTCATCGACGACGACCGCATGGTGCGGGAGATGTTAGAACTGGGACTCTCCCGCGAAGGCTATGAAGTGCGAACAGCCATGGACGGCATGGCGGCGCTCGAGCTCGTGAAAGTCTTCGACCCCGAACTGATCGTGCTTGACATTATGATGCCGAAGATCGACGGTGTCACGCTGTTACCGAGACTTCGCGAAATCACACAAGCGCCGATTGTCATGCTCACGGCAAAAGGCGGCACTGAAGACAAGGTGCGCTCCTTGAGCTCGGGCGCCGACGATTATCTCGTCAAGCCCTTCGTCTTTGAGGAACTTATCGCGCGTCTTCAAGCGAAGCTACGCCGCCCACAACTCATCGAAGAAAACGTGCTGCGTTGGCGCGACATCTCGATCAATCCCGCAACTCGCGAGGCGTGGCGGGGAAAAGAGCCGTTGGAGTTTACGCAGCGTGAGTTCGATTTGCTCGAAGTCTTCATGCGCGAGCCTCGGCGTGTTTTCAGCAAGGACCACTTGCTCGAGATCGTGTGGGGGCACGATTTCGAAGGAGGGCCGAACATCGTGGAGACCTACATCTCGTATCTTCGGGCGAAGGTGGATCGCCCAGGCGAACATGGATCGTTCATTCGCACGGTCCGCGGCGTCGGTTACGGGCTTTCGCAATAG
- a CDS encoding HAMP domain-containing histidine kinase yields the protein MKLAARLSALYAVLLGVTVLIVILASSIALVFELRQFSGDLMIAKHEEARILVDQYRREGMTLSQAAPEIVEALSGIGLRVTVFDVKGRYLAGDKTLRPRPLAAVLAAGGMQHFIPPSPKGRRGSFPPLPPDPTRLEPLSLTYVEGGYVGFEPSFPLLLIALSPYWRIVLTIALAAILLSWFVGRLFAQQSLRPINEVADSLRALADGDYTQRRFVMAGGDEIASLTAAFNDAVASVATAIDHRRHAEERMRQFAADASHELRTPLTVIAGYIDVLRRGAIEEPRIARQILATMSIEKEHMRGLIDRLMRLARLDSEAAPNVEPVDVAELLRDQVEAARRLDDRRTIDYSVDGLKTIQVDRGELGEAVWNVIENALKYAPEAPIHLRASRSNGHAVIVVRDEGPGMSESERLHAFERFYRGDQRGEITGSGLGLAIAKRAVERAGGDIAIDSAPGHGTAVTITI from the coding sequence ATGAAGCTCGCCGCCCGACTCTCCGCGCTCTACGCTGTGCTGTTAGGAGTGACGGTTTTAATCGTCATCCTCGCTTCGTCTATTGCCCTCGTCTTTGAGTTGCGCCAATTTTCCGGCGACTTGATGATAGCCAAGCATGAAGAGGCTCGCATTCTCGTCGATCAGTATCGTCGCGAGGGCATGACCCTGTCGCAGGCCGCACCTGAGATTGTCGAGGCGTTGAGCGGGATTGGTTTGCGGGTGACGGTCTTTGATGTGAAAGGCCGCTACCTCGCCGGTGACAAGACGTTGCGGCCCAGGCCGTTGGCGGCGGTGCTGGCCGCCGGTGGAATGCAACACTTCATTCCACCCTCGCCCAAGGGGCGTCGGGGAAGCTTCCCGCCGCTACCGCCCGATCCGACGCGTCTCGAGCCCTTGTCGCTTACCTATGTCGAGGGCGGGTACGTTGGGTTCGAACCCTCGTTTCCGCTGCTGCTCATTGCGTTGAGTCCGTACTGGCGTATCGTTTTGACGATCGCACTGGCCGCGATTTTACTCTCGTGGTTCGTCGGCCGTCTCTTCGCGCAGCAATCCTTACGGCCGATTAACGAGGTCGCGGATTCATTGCGCGCACTCGCCGACGGCGATTATACCCAGCGCCGGTTCGTAATGGCCGGGGGCGACGAAATCGCCTCGTTGACGGCTGCGTTCAACGACGCCGTCGCTAGCGTTGCGACCGCGATCGATCACCGCCGCCATGCAGAAGAGCGGATGCGCCAGTTTGCTGCCGATGCGTCGCACGAGCTCCGAACGCCGCTGACGGTTATCGCCGGCTATATCGACGTGCTGCGACGTGGCGCGATCGAAGAGCCGCGCATCGCGCGGCAAATTCTTGCAACGATGTCGATCGAAAAGGAACACATGCGCGGCCTGATCGATCGGCTGATGCGGCTCGCGCGGCTGGATTCGGAGGCAGCACCAAACGTCGAACCGGTCGATGTGGCCGAGCTTCTGCGCGATCAAGTTGAGGCAGCTCGGCGTCTCGATGATCGGCGCACGATTGATTACAGCGTTGACGGATTGAAAACCATCCAGGTTGACCGCGGCGAACTAGGCGAGGCGGTTTGGAACGTGATCGAAAACGCGTTGAAGTACGCGCCCGAAGCGCCGATCCACTTGCGCGCCTCGCGAAGCAACGGTCACGCCGTGATCGTCGTTCGCGACGAAGGGCCGGGCATGTCGGAGTCCGAGCGGTTGCACGCTTTTGAACGGTTCTACCGAGGCGATCAGCGCGGCGAAATTACCGGCAGCGGATTGGGATTGGCCATCGCCAAGCGCGCGGTGGAACGGGCGGGCGGAGATATCGCCATTGATAGCGCGCCCGGTCACGGCACCGCCGTTACCATTACGATTTAG